AGGGCGCCCCAAGCTCAAGTGTTTCTCTCAAGGCCATTCCGGCCAAAGGAGAAGTCAGATGGGCATGTCAGAATTCGACCCGGGTGCGCGTGCGATGCGGCCGTGGAATGCCGGCACCCAAGTCGGTCCTAAGCGTCCGCTCACGCAGAAGCAGATTTGGGCAATTCGGTTTCATCTGGATCGCGAGCTACGGATCAGGGACCGGGCGCTGTTCGATCTTGCCATCGACAGCAAACTACGAGGCTGCGACCTCGTCGAGCTCAAGATTGGCGATCTGGTTGCAGGGTCGGAAATTCGACACCGAGCTACGATCACCCAGCGAAAGACGAATAGACCGGTCCAGTTCGAGATAACGGCTGACGCGCGAATGAGCCTGTCGGCTTGGCTCGAGCGACGTGGCGGCACGATCGAGGATTTCGCATTCCCTAGCCGGGTAGATCATGACCAGCACTTGAGCACCCGGCAGTACGCGAGATTGGTGGACGAATGGGTCACAGCGGTCGGCCTCAGAAAGAAGGATTACGGCACTCATTCGCTGCGACGAACTAAGGCGTCGATCATCTACAAGGCCACGGGAAACCTGAGGGCCATTCAAATCCTCCTCGGGCACTCCAAGATAGAGAACACCGTGCGATATCTGGGGGTCGACATCGAAGACGCCCTCACCCTGTCAGAAAAAACCGAGATCTGAGATTGCGCCAGCCTCTCATGGAGGCTGGCGTCTCACCTGAATGACCGCTTCTATCGCGCACGACCCGGGCTCGTGATGCCCGGGATGGGGTGGAAAGCAGAAGTTGCACCGCCGTGCGTCTCGCCCAGAAGCAAAGAAGCCCCCGGGGATCTGGCCGGAGGCTTCTAAGCACTCAATCTTGGCTAGGTGGGCACCGGGGGAGGGGCGACACCTTTTGCAACCACGTTGAGCAAATACGCGACGATTAAGTAACTAGCCGAAGCACAGGCTGTTCCTGCGGCTTGCCCTGCTCATCATCGAGAGGAAACTCTTCGTCGAAAACGGAGCCGTTAACCCGAGGTTCGGCGAGCGATTCCAAAGGGGCGGATCGGGCTTTAAATTCATACTCGTCGGCCAGCGCTAACAGCTCCACGCGCGTTCGAACGTCCATCGCTGTTGCCGCCAGATTTTGGCACGTTTTCGCCAGTCCGAGCAATTCTTCTCGTGCAAGTACCATCGGCTCCCTCCACGGATTAAATGCAGAATACGGAATAGGGTTTCAAGGAAGTCACCAGCTAGCGCTGTCAGCGACACCCTTGACGATAACCTCTAAAGCATCAATCGTTACGGGGTCGACACAGTCGACGGGGCGCGACACTGGATTGCGAGAGCAAGAAAGGGGGGCGTCGCGCCCCATTCTAATTGGCGGCGTGCTTGTTCGATCCGAATGTCTGCCTAGGGGGCGTGAGCGGACGTTTCAGATACCCTGGCGATTTATGAACGGTTTGTCATATGGCGGTCAGCCGACGGTCAGCTACCAGCTCAGTGGCGGGGTGAGCACACCAGAGTGTGTGCGCCGTCGGTTCGCCAACGACGCTCCTCAGCCAAGCTCCGCTTGGAAATCAATCAGGTGTGGGTATCCACATTCTGGCGCTCATACCAAGCGTCGACTTGGCGGCGAGCTTCATCACGCTCAATGCCATAGCGTTCTTGGATCCGTCCTTCCAATTGCTCACGACGGCCTTCCATTGCGTCAATTTCGTCGTTTGTAAGCTCGTTCCATTCTTCTTTTACGTTTCCTTTGAATTGCTTCCAGTTTCCTTCGACCCTATCCCAGTTCACGCTACTTCTCCTACGTTTATACCCCCCCCCGCAAAATATTAACGATCGAGGCAGTCGGCCGTTTCAACCCGTTTCCGAGATTAGTTATCTTACGATCCTCGCGATCGCGAGGCGCGAGCGTAGCGGCTCAAAGGCTCAGTAGGTCTCGCTTCAGTTCAATGCACTCCGGAAAAAGGCGTCCATGACTTTCTATGCGCGGCCCGGATGGTTGCAGAAGTCCTACGCCGTCGAAACCTTGGCAGTGGTGTGCCGTTGGAGGGATGGAGAGGGGCGTGATTACACTGAAAGAAGCTCATGACCACGGACCAGATTTTCCACTCGAAGATCGATGAAGAACCCGATCTGCCGGGCGCCGAAGCGGAACTCGACGAACAGCCTAGTTGGCAACCTCGATATCCCGGATCGAAACGTCTTGAGGGCAAGGTTGCCATCGTAACTGGTGGCGATAGCGGGATCGGCCGTGCAGTGGCCGCCCTCTTTGCACGCGAGGGTGCGGACATCGCGATTGTCTATCTGGCTGACGAAGAGACCGAAGATGCGCGCACCACCCAAGAGGCCGTGAAGTCCGAAGGGCAGAAGGCTATCCTGCTGCAAGGTGATCTGGGATGCGAGAAATTTGCGCATGAAGTAATCGAGCGCACTCTCGAACGATTCGGGCGGCTCGACGTACTGGTGAACAATGCGGGAGAGCAGCATCCTGACAACGAAATCGAGGAAATTACCGACGAACAACTTCGCCGTACATTTCAGACCAATATTTTCTCGATGTTCTATTTGGTTCAGGCTGCACGTCCCCATCTCAAACGCGGTAGCGCGATCATCAACTGCACGAGCGTGACGATGTACAAGGGATCGGACAATCTTCTCGACTATTCAGCGACGAAAGGCGCCATTACAGCCTTTACTCGCTCACTGTCCGAAAATCTTGTCGGCGAGGGCATTCGCGTTAATGCCGTAGCACCCGGACCGATCTGGACTCCACTCAATCCTTGTGGCGGCCAGCCGCCGGAGGACATGGATGATTTCGGAAAGGATACGCCGATGGGTCGACCGGGGCAGCCGAACGAGGTGGCCCCCGCCTTCTTGTTTCTCGCGTGCGATGATTCCAGCTACATGTCGGGTCAGGTCCTTCACCCAAATGGCGGTATCGTCGTAGGAAGTTAGAGGCTGCCGCCAGCTCACACGTAGGAGAAGCCCGATACCCGCCAAGTCCAAGGCTCAGCAGAAAGCAGCCGGGGCCGCTCTGTCCGCGAAGCGCGGAGATACGAAGGTCAGTGAACTCGAAGGGGGCGTCGTGCGAGATGTATGATTCCATGTCGGAACGCGAACTGGAGGAAATGGCCGGCACCTCCCGAAAAGGTAAACCAGAACACAAATCGTCAAGCTGAGAAATCCGGACGGCTCAGAGTGCCGACATTGCCCCGCGCTCGCTACGCTCCAGAGCCCGTTGTCGGCCCTGATCTCTCGACGTTCTTAATGCTCCCTCGACGGATAGAATGCAAAAAAGATACGGCCTAGTGTTTCATTCAAGCCGCGAGAACGAGTGCACACACGTCGTCCTCGAGGAAAACCTCTTAAAGCTCTGATCGCTACGTGGCGAACACGGTCGACGGAGCGCGGCACCGGTTTGAGAGAGCAAGAACGAGCGGCGTTGCTCCCCACTCTCTTTGTACCTCGCTAGCGCTGTTGCTCATCTAAGCCCAATGCATGCCATGGTGTCCCACGGACGATGACGGCTAGCGCAGCGTAAGTGGCTGCATTCCCGGGTCGTGGCGATATGCGGGTGCCCTATTGGGGGGCGGGATCTGACTATCCCAGCAATTACCTAGCCCCCTTTGGCCCTAATGAGGAACGGATAGAAATGGTGTTGCCACACAACCCATCTTGTTGATAGCATTTACAAAACAACCGGGGAGATGATTGTGAGAGAACGGGACTTTGCCTATTTTTCGAAGCGGTTGAAGCAGGAACGCGAACTGGCATCGAAAGCGCCGAACAAAACAGCGCGTGAAGCCCATGAGACGATGGCGCGGCATTATGCCGGCCGGGCCGCCAATGTGGGTGCCTTCTGAGTCGGAAACTGCCATTTCCGATAGGGATGCGCTGACATGATCGATGATCCCGCATTCTGGCTACCGCAGGACGGCAGCCTGATCGGTGTCCTGGTCGGGGCAATAATCCTTTATTTCTACACGGTTGTTCTTGTTCGGCTGCTGGGTAAGCGCGCCACTGCGAAGATGAACAATTTCGATTGGTTGATAGCGGTCGCGACAGGAAGCCTCCTCGCTAGCGGCATTCTCGTTCCCGATATCAGTATAGGGGCTGCAGTGCTCGGCATGGCCACGCTCGGGGTGTGCCAATATGCGGTGACCAAATTCTTCGCCAAGACCGATGTTGCGGACGACGCCTTCAAGGCCGAGCCGAGGTTGCTCCTTCACAAGGGGGTCTGGCTGGACGAGGCGATGGTAGCCTCACGGATCACCCGGCAGGAAGTCCTTTCCAGGCTTCGTAGCGAAGGTCTGACTAGCGTCAACGATGTGAATTGGGTCGTCATCGAACCTGATGGACAATTGTCGGTCATCGAACGCAGCGAGCTGGAGTTGGGGCAGGCCGATACGATGGATGGAGTGGTATACGATCCCGAGACGCTGGTGCAGAAAGAACGCTGGCCGAAGCGGTAACCAAGCGTTGGACTTCATCGCTCGGCGATTGAGAAGCATGCTTGCGAAAAATGTAGGTCCAGACCCGCCGAATGTCTGAGATGGGGTCGATGACCGCCGGGTCGGTTTCGGGGTGGAAAAGCGGACGTGCGCTCTGCATTGACCCCATTTGCCCAATACGTCAGAGCTTCGTTGCTCGGCGTTTTGGGGGAGTGAGTAATGCAGGGAAATAAAGTCTCTTTTGGCGAACACTTTCGACTGCTGTTCGAGTTTTCGGGCCGCGAGGACCGTTCGAGTTTTTGGGCCTATGCTGCAGCTGTATTCGGGCTGTCGATGGTTCTGACGATGCTAGCGATGCTGGCTCCGATGTTCGCTAGCATGCGGTCGATGCAGAATTACGCGGAAGCGCATCCGGAAAGCGTGACCATTTCTCACGGACCGGGGCACTATTCGATGTCGGTTCAGGGAGGGGAGTTCTCGCCCGACTTCACACTGATGTTTTTGGCAATGGGAATGGTTGTCCTCGTAGCCATTGTTCTCTTAGCTGCCGCAGTGGTTCGCCGGCTGCACGATACCGGAAGAAGTGGATGGTGGGGCCTTATGCCGGTTCCTTTCATCGCATTTTCAATGATTGCGATGCCGCAAGTCTTCTCGCCGGGGCGCACTCCAAGCGCGCCAGATCCGGGCCTCTTTATGGCGATTTTCCTCAGCAACATGTTCTACATGTTGGCCCTTCTCGCTCTTGTCGTCCTTCTGGCGCTCAAATCGACTGATGGACCAAACCGCTTTGGCGCGGCCGGCGCAGCTGCAACTTAAGGCCTGCGATTACCGGTGTCTGCGGCCGATAAGCACGAGGTTTTCTATGGGCTGCCGTTGAGATCGGGCGTCGTCGAGCGGCTTCACATTCGTGCGCCGGATAGTCGGCTTTGGGGTCGTTAGCGGACATTGACGGCACTAGCGCGCGGAACGTCAGTTTTCCCAGTTCCAGACTCTGGCTGCGGACGGTCTGCTACCGGCCCAACCTCGGTCCATCGCCAAAGCGCCCCATATCGGCCGTTCGACACGCCTTCGTCGAGACCCAAAAGCTGTCGTTCGTTTAGAATGCAGCGGTTGACAGCTAAGCGCCCTTATCGCGGTCATTTCATTGACCATTCCTCGGCTCCTAAATCTGCCCTTCGTTTCTGGCTTGATCCGATGACTGCAATGCGCGTGGCACGTTCCGATGAAATCACGTGAAGGCTTCTCAGCTACGTGCGCCAGCTATCGCGACTTTATCTGCAAAGTCGAAAGCCATTGCGAAAAGCGAGAGAGCAGACCCAACCTTGGGTTGCTCCATGTGCCCAGGCGCGGCGCACAACTACGCACATCCAGTGGGCCTGGAGGGCCGAGTTCGCTGCAATAAGGACAGATCATTTTCTTTCCTCCGGACAACTGACGTTACTGCTGGACTTACATCAATATCGCACTGATCAAGCAGATTCCGATGCCGAATACGGCAATAGTCGCTGGAACGATCAACACCTGACCATATACCTCGCCGCGAGCCAAGCAGCCGGAAGCGGTCTGCAAAATGGCGCCTCGATGTTTCAGCGGACTTCCCGGTTGCGGCGGGGCGTGCCGCAACATCACGCGAGCGGTTCCGAAGAACATGGCGACGTAGATCGTCGATATGGCGATCGCGAACGCTGCATGTGCCCCGCCGGTCGCGCCAAGCAAGGCAATAAGAAAGGTGGCATAGCAGGCAATCATCGCTCTCCAGACGCTTGCCGGCAGCTCGAACATTCGTGTTTCAGGCTGCTGCGGCGGCGTAAGCGTACTGTTGTCGTTGGCCTCGAGCCCGGCGATGGGCACCATAACGTCGGACAGCGCATCGCGGTATTCTCGTAGCGGCGCGACCTGGGTGCGGAGAACGGCATCAGACACAGGGTAG
The nucleotide sequence above comes from Sphingomicrobium arenosum. Encoded proteins:
- a CDS encoding DUF805 domain-containing protein is translated as MQGNKVSFGEHFRLLFEFSGREDRSSFWAYAAAVFGLSMVLTMLAMLAPMFASMRSMQNYAEAHPESVTISHGPGHYSMSVQGGEFSPDFTLMFLAMGMVVLVAIVLLAAAVVRRLHDTGRSGWWGLMPVPFIAFSMIAMPQVFSPGRTPSAPDPGLFMAIFLSNMFYMLALLALVVLLALKSTDGPNRFGAAGAAAT
- a CDS encoding DUF421 domain-containing protein, translated to MIDDPAFWLPQDGSLIGVLVGAIILYFYTVVLVRLLGKRATAKMNNFDWLIAVATGSLLASGILVPDISIGAAVLGMATLGVCQYAVTKFFAKTDVADDAFKAEPRLLLHKGVWLDEAMVASRITRQEVLSRLRSEGLTSVNDVNWVVIEPDGQLSVIERSELELGQADTMDGVVYDPETLVQKERWPKR
- a CDS encoding tyrosine-type recombinase/integrase; amino-acid sequence: MGMSEFDPGARAMRPWNAGTQVGPKRPLTQKQIWAIRFHLDRELRIRDRALFDLAIDSKLRGCDLVELKIGDLVAGSEIRHRATITQRKTNRPVQFEITADARMSLSAWLERRGGTIEDFAFPSRVDHDQHLSTRQYARLVDEWVTAVGLRKKDYGTHSLRRTKASIIYKATGNLRAIQILLGHSKIENTVRYLGVDIEDALTLSEKTEI
- a CDS encoding CsbD family protein, whose protein sequence is MNWDRVEGNWKQFKGNVKEEWNELTNDEIDAMEGRREQLEGRIQERYGIERDEARRQVDAWYERQNVDTHT
- a CDS encoding SDR family oxidoreductase, whose product is MTTDQIFHSKIDEEPDLPGAEAELDEQPSWQPRYPGSKRLEGKVAIVTGGDSGIGRAVAALFAREGADIAIVYLADEETEDARTTQEAVKSEGQKAILLQGDLGCEKFAHEVIERTLERFGRLDVLVNNAGEQHPDNEIEEITDEQLRRTFQTNIFSMFYLVQAARPHLKRGSAIINCTSVTMYKGSDNLLDYSATKGAITAFTRSLSENLVGEGIRVNAVAPGPIWTPLNPCGGQPPEDMDDFGKDTPMGRPGQPNEVAPAFLFLACDDSSYMSGQVLHPNGGIVVGS